The following coding sequences are from one Streptomyces sp. NBC_01294 window:
- a CDS encoding GNAT family N-acetyltransferase: MGRRLVPLTLDNLQDLPRRCRSCVFWELDPVSGEAAVKAGNAALEKEAWISAVLLEWGSCGRVVYVDEVPVGFVLYAPPAYVPRATSFPTSPVSPDAVQLITAWIMPGYQGQGLGRVMVQTVAKDLLRRGFRAIEAFGDARWDGPACLLPADHLLAVGFKTVRPHPAHPRLRLELRSTLSWKEDVELALDRLLGAARKEPVLRPL; the protein is encoded by the coding sequence ATGGGTCGTCGGCTGGTACCGCTCACGCTGGACAACCTCCAGGACTTGCCCCGTCGTTGCCGGTCCTGTGTGTTCTGGGAACTGGATCCGGTCAGTGGCGAGGCCGCCGTGAAGGCGGGCAACGCGGCACTGGAGAAAGAGGCGTGGATTTCCGCTGTGCTGCTGGAGTGGGGATCCTGCGGCCGGGTGGTCTATGTGGACGAGGTCCCGGTGGGGTTCGTCCTGTACGCGCCGCCGGCGTACGTTCCGCGGGCCACGTCGTTTCCGACCAGTCCGGTCTCGCCGGACGCGGTGCAGCTGATCACCGCGTGGATCATGCCGGGATATCAGGGGCAGGGCCTGGGGCGGGTCATGGTCCAGACGGTGGCGAAGGATCTGCTGCGGCGCGGGTTCCGGGCGATCGAGGCATTCGGGGATGCGCGCTGGGACGGCCCGGCGTGCCTGCTGCCGGCGGACCATCTCTTGGCGGTGGGCTTCAAGACCGTACGGCCGCATCCGGCGCATCCGCGGTTGCGGCTGGAGCTCAGGTCGACGCTGTCCTGGAAGGAAGACGTGGAGCTGGCGCTGGACCGCCTGCTGGGCGCGGCGCGCAAGGAGCCGGTGTTGCGTCCGCTGTGA
- the trxA gene encoding thioredoxin, which produces MAGTLKNVTDADFDAEVLSSDKPVLVDFWAAWCGPCRQIAPSLEAIAAEYGDQIEIVKLNIDENPATAAKYGVMSIPTLNVYQGGEVAKTIVGAKPKAAILRDLSDFVQVKTA; this is translated from the coding sequence GTGGCCGGCACCCTCAAGAATGTGACCGACGCTGATTTCGACGCCGAGGTCCTCAGCAGCGACAAGCCCGTACTGGTGGACTTCTGGGCCGCCTGGTGCGGACCGTGCCGCCAGATCGCGCCGTCCCTCGAGGCGATCGCCGCCGAGTACGGCGACCAGATCGAGATCGTCAAGCTGAACATCGACGAGAACCCGGCCACTGCCGCCAAGTACGGCGTCATGTCCATCCCGACCCTGAACGTGTACCAGGGCGGCGAGGTCGCCAAGACCATCGTCGGTGCGAAGCCGAAGGCCGCCATCCTGCGCGACCTCTCCGACTTCGTCCAGGTCAAGACCGCCTGA
- the trxB gene encoding thioredoxin-disulfide reductase, with amino-acid sequence MSDVRNVIIIGSGPAGYTAALYTARASLKPLVFEGAVTAGGALMNTTEVENFPGFQDGIMGPDLMDQMRGQAERFGAELVPDDIVSVDLTGEIKTVTDTAGTVHRAKAVIVTTGSQHRKLGLPNEDALSGRGVSWCATCDGFFFKDHDIAVIGGGDTAIEEATFLSRFAKSVTIVHRRDSLRASKAMQNRAFADPKISFAWDSEVAEIHGEQKLSGLTLRNTKTGETSPLPVTGLFIAVGHDPRTELFKDQLDLDEEGYLKVEAPTTRTSVTGVFGAGDVVDHTYRQAITAAGTGCSAALDAERFLSALADAEKAHATV; translated from the coding sequence GTGAGCGACGTCCGAAACGTGATCATCATCGGATCCGGGCCGGCCGGCTACACCGCCGCCCTGTACACCGCACGCGCTTCGCTCAAGCCGCTGGTCTTCGAAGGTGCCGTCACCGCGGGTGGCGCCCTGATGAACACCACCGAGGTGGAGAACTTCCCGGGGTTCCAGGACGGCATCATGGGCCCGGACCTCATGGACCAGATGCGTGGCCAGGCCGAGCGTTTCGGCGCCGAGTTGGTCCCGGACGACATCGTGTCCGTGGACCTGACCGGTGAGATCAAGACCGTCACCGACACCGCCGGCACCGTGCACCGTGCGAAGGCCGTCATCGTCACCACCGGCTCGCAGCACCGCAAGCTCGGCCTGCCCAACGAGGACGCGCTCTCCGGCCGCGGTGTCTCCTGGTGCGCCACCTGCGACGGGTTCTTCTTCAAGGACCACGACATCGCCGTCATCGGCGGCGGCGACACCGCGATCGAGGAGGCCACCTTCCTCTCCCGGTTCGCCAAGTCCGTCACGATCGTCCACCGCCGTGACAGCCTGCGCGCCTCCAAGGCGATGCAGAACCGCGCCTTCGCCGACCCGAAGATCAGCTTCGCCTGGGACAGCGAGGTCGCCGAGATCCACGGCGAGCAGAAGCTCTCCGGCCTCACCCTGCGCAACACCAAGACCGGCGAGACCTCGCCGCTGCCCGTGACCGGCCTGTTCATCGCCGTCGGCCACGACCCGCGCACCGAGCTGTTCAAGGACCAGCTGGACCTCGACGAAGAGGGTTACCTCAAGGTCGAGGCCCCCACCACCCGGACCAGCGTCACCGGCGTGTTCGGCGCCGGCGACGTGGTGGACCACACGTACCGTCAGGCCATCACGGCCGCGGGCACCGGTTGCTCCGCCGCCCTGGACGCCGAGCGCTTCCTCTCCGCCCTCGCGGACGCCGAGAAGGCCCACGCGACGGTCTGA
- the sigM gene encoding RNA polymerase sigma factor SigM: MREETTEGDSDRQLLALHVAGDPEAFGEIVRRHRDRLWAVALRTLGDREEAADAVQDALVSAYRAAHTFRGESAVTTWLHRITVNACLDRARKAASRRTAPLDDTDRLERLLEPHESAEAPAERQDLHRQLLAALSTLPVDQRAALVLVDMQGYPVAEAARLLDVPTGTVKSRCARGRAKLVPLLTHLRTNAGDNSATERGRNRTPGTPVPPAAEPTHSDPDAVKGGGGRP, encoded by the coding sequence ATGCGAGAAGAAACCACGGAAGGCGACAGCGACCGGCAACTGCTGGCGCTGCACGTGGCCGGTGACCCCGAGGCGTTCGGGGAGATCGTGCGGCGGCACCGGGATCGACTGTGGGCCGTGGCGTTGCGGACGCTCGGCGACCGCGAGGAGGCCGCCGACGCCGTGCAGGACGCCCTGGTCTCCGCCTACCGGGCCGCCCACACCTTCCGCGGGGAATCCGCCGTCACCACCTGGCTGCACCGCATCACCGTCAACGCCTGCCTCGACCGTGCCCGCAAGGCGGCCTCCCGCAGGACCGCGCCCCTCGACGACACGGACCGCCTGGAGCGGCTCCTGGAGCCCCACGAGTCCGCCGAGGCCCCCGCGGAGCGCCAGGACCTCCACCGCCAGCTCCTGGCCGCTCTCAGCACCCTCCCGGTCGACCAGCGGGCCGCCCTCGTCCTCGTCGACATGCAGGGATACCCCGTCGCCGAGGCCGCCCGCCTCCTCGACGTCCCCACCGGCACCGTGAAGAGCCGCTGCGCACGCGGCCGGGCGAAACTCGTCCCGCTCCTCACTCATCTGCGCACGAATGCCGGGGATAACAGCGCCACCGAGCGGGGAAGGAACCGGACGCCGGGGACACCCGTCCCACCAGCGGCAGAACCCACGCACTCAGACCCAGACGCTGTGAAGGGCGGAGGTGGACGACCATGA
- a CDS encoding protein kinase family protein, translated as MAERSTAAVDVADNSGDEPLAAQAAQATSDGVDTQNGRAADGPMPDKDGERTNPAPTAAPELHSGHKLARRYRLEECVTRVDGFSSWRAMDEKLRRAVGVHLMPADHARARSVLAAARSSALLGDPRFVQVLDAVEENDLVYVVHEWLPDATELTALLAAGPLEAHEAYQLVTQISQAMAAAHREGLSHLRLTPSAILRTSTGQYRIRGLAVNAALRGITTETPQRADTEAIGALLYAALTQRWPYENDAYGLTGLPKGVGLIAPDQVRAGVHRGLGELAMRALANDGATASRQEPAFTTPDELAKAVAAMPRIRPPEPAFTAPPEYQHTTYQQGTYGRPGHSGVTSVQSMPIAPPPAPLQSRTGKVLKWGVAALLIAALGLGSWQLADTLLDHRKGGSGTSGSNSQTTDSDDAPKTPEPGKPLKIRDVSVLGNSVKPELAHKTIDGKADTAWYTPRYVNYAKFGNLEQDNDGSGIIVDLGTVQDVSEIDIDMHVPGQTAEVRAAAPEASSPGSIPDFTQVITKLERTGHKVQRTLDAPIRTRYLLIHISELPEDGTGGYRGGINEINVLGTQS; from the coding sequence TGCCCGACAAGGACGGCGAACGCACGAACCCGGCCCCCACGGCCGCACCCGAACTCCACAGCGGCCACAAGCTCGCCAGACGCTACCGGCTGGAAGAGTGCGTCACCCGTGTGGACGGATTCAGCAGCTGGCGCGCCATGGACGAGAAGCTGCGCCGGGCCGTGGGAGTCCACTTGATGCCCGCCGACCACGCGCGGGCACGCTCCGTGCTGGCCGCCGCGCGCTCCTCGGCCCTCCTCGGCGACCCCCGGTTCGTCCAGGTGCTCGACGCCGTGGAGGAGAACGACCTCGTCTACGTCGTCCACGAGTGGCTGCCCGACGCCACCGAGCTCACCGCACTCCTCGCCGCGGGACCCCTGGAGGCCCACGAGGCCTACCAGCTCGTCACCCAGATCTCCCAGGCGATGGCCGCCGCCCACCGCGAAGGCCTCTCCCATCTGCGTCTGACACCCAGCGCGATACTGCGCACCTCCACGGGCCAGTACCGCATCCGCGGCCTCGCCGTGAACGCCGCCCTGCGCGGCATCACCACCGAGACCCCGCAGCGCGCCGACACCGAGGCCATCGGCGCCCTCCTGTATGCCGCGCTCACCCAGCGCTGGCCGTACGAGAACGACGCGTACGGTCTCACCGGCCTGCCCAAGGGCGTGGGCCTGATCGCCCCCGACCAGGTCCGCGCCGGCGTCCACCGGGGCCTGGGCGAACTCGCCATGCGCGCACTCGCCAACGACGGGGCCACCGCCTCCCGTCAGGAACCCGCTTTCACCACCCCCGACGAGCTGGCCAAGGCCGTGGCCGCGATGCCCCGCATCCGGCCCCCGGAGCCCGCCTTCACGGCCCCGCCGGAGTACCAGCACACCACCTACCAGCAGGGCACCTACGGTCGTCCGGGGCACTCGGGCGTGACCTCCGTCCAGAGCATGCCGATCGCGCCTCCGCCGGCCCCGCTGCAGAGCCGAACCGGCAAGGTCCTCAAGTGGGGCGTGGCCGCCCTCCTGATCGCGGCTCTCGGCCTGGGCAGCTGGCAGCTCGCCGACACCCTCCTCGACCACCGCAAGGGCGGATCGGGCACCAGCGGCAGCAACTCACAGACGACCGACTCCGACGACGCCCCGAAGACACCCGAGCCGGGCAAGCCCCTGAAGATCCGAGACGTCTCCGTCCTCGGGAACTCGGTCAAGCCCGAGCTGGCGCACAAGACCATCGACGGCAAGGCCGACACCGCCTGGTACACCCCCCGGTACGTGAACTACGCCAAGTTCGGAAACCTGGAGCAGGACAACGACGGCAGCGGGATCATCGTCGACCTGGGCACGGTGCAGGACGTGTCCGAGATCGACATAGACATGCACGTGCCCGGGCAGACCGCCGAGGTCCGGGCGGCGGCCCCGGAGGCCTCTTCCCCCGGCTCCATCCCCGACTTCACTCAGGTGATCACCAAGCTGGAGCGCACCGGACACAAGGTTCAGCGCACGCTCGACGCCCCCATCCGCACCCGCTATCTGCTCATCCACATCAGCGAGCTTCCGGAGGACGGCACGGGCGGCTACCGGGGTGGAATCAACGAAATCAACGTGCTCGGCACGCAGTCCTGA